The Candidatus Methylomirabilota bacterium genomic interval GCCCACGGGTTGAGATCGGCAATCCCGAGGATGGTAACGGTGGGATCGCCGATGAACATCTCGAGGAGGGCGCGGCCCCCTTTGCCGGCCCCGATGATGACGACTCTGGTCATGGGCGGCGACCGAGACCGGTCAGAACGGCTGCGGCACCTGGTCGCGCTCCGCCCGGTTCTCGAACGAGGCGTACTCGGGGATGAAGGTCAGATCGATCAACCCCGTCGGGCCGTTGCGCTGCTTGCCGACAATCACCTGAGCCAGGTGCTCGTTCTCCGCCGGCTGGACCCCGTACCGGTCGGGCCGAAAGAGGAAGAGGATGAGGTCGGCGTCCTGCTCGAGCGCCCCCGACTCGCGCAGGTCGGAGAGCTGGGGCTCCTTGTTCTGCCGGCTCTCCACCGCGCGCGAGAGCTGGGAGAGGGCGACCACCGGCACGTCCAGCTCCTTGGCCAGAGCCTTGAGCGAGCGCGAGATCTCCGAGATCTCCTGCTGGCGGTTCTCCGGGTTCCGGCCCCGCATGAGCTGGAGATAGTCGATGACGATGAGGTCGAGGCCGTGCTCGGCCTTCATGCGCCGAGCCTTGGCCCTCGCCTCGAGCA includes:
- the dnaB gene encoding replicative DNA helicase, coding for EHVTGLATGFAKLDMMTAGLQPSDFIIIAGRPSMGKSAFAMNIAKYAGVRNQKRVLVLSLEMSKEQLVQRLLCAEGRVPSHKVRTGYLETRDWTSLTNAAGRLAEAPIFIDDSPALSVLEARAKARRMKAEHGLDLIVIDYLQLMRGRNPENRQQEISEISRSLKALAKELDVPVVALSQLSRAVESRQNKEPQLSDLRESGALEQDADLILFLFRPDRYGVQPAENEHLAQVIVGKQRNGPTGLIDLTFIPEYASFENRAERDQVPQPF